One part of the Gossypium raimondii isolate GPD5lz chromosome 1, ASM2569854v1, whole genome shotgun sequence genome encodes these proteins:
- the LOC105783891 gene encoding NADH dehydrogenase [ubiquinone] 1 beta subcomplex subunit 2, translating to MGTRPSVGQIRIQLFRIGLNLSDRQVINPFLVFRVWLRGEMGGGHGGSTTYKGLTLHHPKRWHVVTGKGLCAVMWFWVLYRAKQDGPVVLGWRHPWEGHDGHSHGHGDKH from the exons ATGGGAACCAGGCCTTCAGTTGGTCAAATTCGCATCCAACTGTTCAGGATCGGTTTAAATCTAAGCGACCGGCAAGTGATTAATCCATTTCTGGTGTTTAGGGTTTGGTTACGGGGAGAGATGGGAGGAGGCCATGGAGGGAGTACAACTTACAAGGGTCTAACTTTGCATCATCCAAAGCGATGGCATGTTGTCACCGGAAAAGGCTTGTGTGCCGTTAtgtg GTTTTGGGTCTTGTACAGGGCTAAGCAAGATGGTCCTGTTGTATTG GGTTGGCGACACCCTTGGGAGGGCCATGATGGTCATTCTCACGGTCATGGAGATAAGCATTAG